In Proteiniborus sp. DW1, one DNA window encodes the following:
- a CDS encoding iron-sulfur cluster repair di-iron protein, ric: MIMFNEVKEKYFKRLEQFVPIVARVHGGTHPEFHDVHKLFSEINAKIKKAGAEKPELDNEFKQLREITGNYTVPGDVCESYEAVYNMLAELDKAYHH, from the coding sequence ATGATAATGTTTAATGAAGTAAAAGAAAAATACTTTAAAAGACTAGAACAATTTGTACCAATTGTAGCACGTGTTCATGGAGGAACTCACCCAGAATTCCATGATGTACACAAATTATTTAGTGAAATCAATGCAAAAATAAAAAAAGCAGGAGCAGAAAAACCAGAATTAGATAATGAATTCAAACAACTACGTGAAATCACAGGTAATTATACTGTTCCAGGTGATGTATGCGAAAGCTATGAAGCTGTATACAATATGCTTGCCGAATTAGATAAAGCATATCATCATTAG
- a CDS encoding TetR/AcrR family transcriptional regulator produces MIESRRQREKKEMKELILQAASDIIGTEGIEQLSIRKIARKIEYSPSIIYHYFKDKEEILNYVMQRGYKKIVTAVSSIDTEGLSPEKVLSKMTKNYIEAALAMPDEFMAAQLSDSIEALNHTSSLFKGASKKKPALSALFNCLKDIYKNEEIDENTIELTSQMITVSTLGLIVKLIVEKNIGDEQRHNLINFFSNEIVLRIANNKIK; encoded by the coding sequence ATGATTGAAAGTAGAAGACAGCGTGAAAAAAAGGAAATGAAGGAGCTAATTCTCCAAGCAGCTAGCGATATTATAGGTACAGAAGGTATTGAGCAACTATCTATTAGAAAAATAGCTAGGAAAATTGAATATTCACCATCTATTATTTATCACTATTTCAAAGACAAGGAAGAAATACTTAACTACGTAATGCAGAGAGGTTATAAGAAAATTGTTACAGCTGTAAGCTCCATAGACACTGAAGGGCTTTCCCCAGAAAAAGTGTTGAGCAAAATGACTAAAAATTATATAGAAGCAGCCTTAGCCATGCCAGATGAGTTCATGGCAGCTCAACTAAGTGACTCTATAGAAGCTTTGAATCATACATCCTCATTATTTAAAGGTGCATCAAAGAAAAAGCCTGCTTTATCTGCCTTATTTAATTGTTTAAAGGACATATATAAAAATGAAGAAATTGATGAAAATACTATTGAGCTAACATCACAGATGATTACAGTATCAACCTTAGGTCTTATCGTAAAGCTAATTGTAGAAAAAAATATAGGTGACGAACAAAGACATAACCTAATTAACTTTTTCTCTAATGAAATAGTTTTAAGAATAGCTAATAATAAAATCAAATAG